Part of the Lysobacter enzymogenes genome is shown below.
TCGCCGAGCCGGGCGCCTACGACGCCATCACCGCGCGCGCCCTGGCCACGCTGCCGCTGATCCTGGAACTCGGCGGGCACCTGCTCAAGCCCGGCGGGGTGCTGCTGGCGATGAAGGGCGTGCGCCCGGACGAGGAAATCGCCGCCCTGCCCGCGGGCTGGGAGCTGCGCGCGGTCGAGCCGATGGCGGTGCCGGGGCTGGCCGCGGAGCGGCATATGGTGGTGATCGGGCGGGTCGGCGAGGGCTGATCCGGGCGGCGGACGCCGGGCGCGGCGACGGCGATCTGCGCTGCGGCCTGCGCGGTAGCGGAATTGGCGCGGTCGCGGCTTGCGCCGCTCCTGCAGGGGGCTGCGGCTACCATACGGCGGCCGGGCGGAACGTCCGGCGCCACGCGCCGCCCCAGGACGCCCCAAGCGCGCGGCGGCCGGGGCGGGCATAATCCCCTGTCCGGTCGGCGCCACGCGCCGCCGGCATCGTCAGCTTCTTCTTTATTCACTCCGCAACCGCAGGGACGAGCCGCATGGCCCGCATCATCGCCGTCGCCAATCAGAAAGGCGGGGTCGGCAAGACCACCACCGCGGTCAACCTGGCCGCCGCGCTGGCCGGCGCGCCCAAGCGCGTGCTGCTGGTCGACCTGGACCCGCAGGGCAACGCCACGATGGGCAGCGGCATCGACAAGCGCCAGCTCGAGGACTCGGTCTGCGACGTGCTGCTGGGCGAGGCCGACGCCGCCGCCACGATCGTGCAGGCGCCGGAAAGCTTCGACCTGTTGCCGGGCAATATCGACCTCACCGCGGCCGAAATCCGCCTGATGAACGAAGATGCGCGCGAGCAGCGGCTCAAGCGCGCGCTCGAACCGCTGCGCGCGAACTACGACTTCATCATCATCGACTGCCCGCCGGCGCTGTCGCTGCTGACCTTGAACGCGCTGACCGCGGCCGATTCGGTGATCGTGCCGATGCAGTGCGAGTACTACGCCCTGGAAGGCCTCAGCGCGCTGGTCGAGACCATCGATGCGCTCAAGGCCCAGCTGAACCCTTCACTCGAAATCGAAGGCGTGTTGCGCACCATGTTCGACGTGCGCAACAACCTCGCCAACGCCGTCTCCGCCGACCTCACCGCCCACTTCGGCGACCGGGTCTTCCGCACGATCGTGCCGCGCAACGTGCGTCTGGCCGAAGCGCCGAGCTACGGCCAGAGCATCGTCGGCTACGACCGCGCCAGCCGCGGCGGCATCGCCTACCTGGGCCTGGCCGGCGAAGTGCTGCGCCGCCAGCGCGAGCGCGATCAGGCCGCCGCCAAGACCGCGCGCAGCGCCACCGCGGAGACCCCGGCATGAGCAATCCCGCCAAGAAGCGCGGCCTCGGCCGCGGCCTGGAAGCCTTGCTCGGCCCCAAGGCCGCCGCCGAAGCGCCGACCCTGGTCGAAGCCCAGCCCGGCGACCTGCTGCGGCACCTGCCGGTCGATTCGCTGAGCGCCGGCAAGTACCAGCCGCGCAAGCACTGGGACGAGGAAAAGCTCGCCGAGCTGGCCGAGTCGATCAAGGCCCAGGGCGTGATCCAGCCGATCGTCGTGCGCGAGATCGGCGAACGCGGCGGCAAGACCTACGAAATCATCGCCGGCGAACGCCGCTGGCGCGCCTCGCGCCTGGCCGGGCTGGCCGAGATCCCGGTGGTCATCCGCGAAGTCGACGACCGCACCGTGGTCGCGATGGCGCTGATCGAGAACATCCAGCGCGAAGACCTCAACCCGCTCGAAGAAGCGCAGGCGCTGACCCGCCTGATCGACGAATTCGACCTCACCCACGCCCAGGCCGCCGAGGCCGTGGGCCGCTCGCGCGCGGCGGTGTCGAACCTGCTGCGCCTGCTCGAGCTGCCGGGCGAGATCCGGGTGCTGGTGGAGACCCGTTCGCTGGAAATGGGGCACGCGCGCGCGCTGCTGACCCTGGCGCCGCAGGCCGCGATCGCCCTGGCCCGCCAGGCCGCCGAGCTCGGCTGGTCGGTGCGCGACGTCGAACATCGCGTGCAGCAGCTCGCCGCCGGCAAGATCCCGGTGTCCGGCAAGCCCAAGCCGGCCAAACTCAAGCCGCAGGCCGACATCGTGACCCTGGAGCGCGAGCTGTCGGAATCGCTCAACACCAAGGTCAACGTGCTGCACGGCCGCGGCGGCAAGGGCCGGCTGGTGATCCACTACACCGACCTGGATTCGCTCGAAGGCGTGCTGGAAAAGCTGCGCGGCAAGGTCGAGGCTTAAGCCTCGCGGGCGGGCTTCGGGCCCGGGCCGCCGCGCTTTCTGCAAGAAGTCCTCGACGCGAGGTTTCCCGCGCGTTTGCGGCAGGGCCTCAGGCCCGACGCCTTCCGATCCGGCTGCGATCTAAGGCGCCCGCTCGGCGGCGCCCGACCGCGCCGCCCCGCCATCTCCTTCAGCTCGCTGAACCGAGTACCGGCTCGGTCGTTTCCCCCTAGCCTGATCGCGCCGCCCTAGCGGCCGCCTCCGTGTTTTGTCGACCGTAACGACACCGGATCGCGAGGGGTTCCACTAAACTTGCGCCACCGTCCCCCGCCGCCTGCCCTGCCGGATCCCGTCCGGCCGGGCGCTGGGCGTCGCCGGTGCGGTAGGCAGTTTCAGAAATTCAGGCACTGAAAAATCCACCGAGCAAGGAGATGCAACGATGAAATGGATGGCCGCCGCCGCGCTGATGCTGGCCCCGGTCCTGGCCTGGGCGCAAACCGGCACCTGCCCGGCGCTCAAGAACCCGGACATGAAGTGGAACCAGCGCCAGGGCGACAACTACACCCTGTGCTACATCGAACTGCCCGGCAGCGTCAGCACCGGTTTCGGCATCTATGTCGGCCACCGCACGTTCAAGCCGGACAAGAAGGCCAAAGCCGAGAAGGGCGCGGTCGGCACCCAGCAGGTGCAGTGGTACACCAAGGCCACCCCGGGCAACGCGCGTCCGTACTCGCGCGAAGCGATGATCGTGATCCCCGGCGACAAGCCCAAGAGCAAGCTCAAGGTCTACGCCTGGATCGACGCGGCCACCGCCGAACAGCTGAGCCAGGCCACCGCGATCGCCAAGCAGGTGGCGCTGAACTGAGGCCCCGGCCCGGCCGGATCCGCGACCGCGACGCGCGTG
Proteins encoded:
- a CDS encoding ParA family protein, with amino-acid sequence MARIIAVANQKGGVGKTTTAVNLAAALAGAPKRVLLVDLDPQGNATMGSGIDKRQLEDSVCDVLLGEADAAATIVQAPESFDLLPGNIDLTAAEIRLMNEDAREQRLKRALEPLRANYDFIIIDCPPALSLLTLNALTAADSVIVPMQCEYYALEGLSALVETIDALKAQLNPSLEIEGVLRTMFDVRNNLANAVSADLTAHFGDRVFRTIVPRNVRLAEAPSYGQSIVGYDRASRGGIAYLGLAGEVLRRQRERDQAAAKTARSATAETPA
- a CDS encoding ParB/RepB/Spo0J family partition protein gives rise to the protein MSNPAKKRGLGRGLEALLGPKAAAEAPTLVEAQPGDLLRHLPVDSLSAGKYQPRKHWDEEKLAELAESIKAQGVIQPIVVREIGERGGKTYEIIAGERRWRASRLAGLAEIPVVIREVDDRTVVAMALIENIQREDLNPLEEAQALTRLIDEFDLTHAQAAEAVGRSRAAVSNLLRLLELPGEIRVLVETRSLEMGHARALLTLAPQAAIALARQAAELGWSVRDVEHRVQQLAAGKIPVSGKPKPAKLKPQADIVTLERELSESLNTKVNVLHGRGGKGRLVIHYTDLDSLEGVLEKLRGKVEA